In the Thermodesulfobium sp. 4217-1 genome, TTAGAAGGCCTCTGGCTACTTTAGCTTTCTTTTTTAAAGCCGACCTATCTGTCTTTTTTGGTATATTGCCTCCATTATTCATTTAAAAACTATATTATATGCAACACTAAATCTTTTGTATGAAAAAGTCAAGCAGAAATTATATAAATACTTGACGAAATTTATTATATAATTATAATATACATAATTAATAATGTATTATTAGGAGGTCAAAAGGTGATTATAAAGATTTTAGGTACAGGATGTCCAAATTGCAAGAAGCTATATGAAAACACGAAAAAGGCTATAGAGATGGGCCAGGTTGCAGCCTCTATTTATAAGGTTGAGGATGTCAGGGAGATTATGAAATACAAAGTTATGACTACTCCAGTTCTTGTGATAGACGAAAAGGTCGTTTTCAAGGGAAAAATTCCTTCGCCTGAAGACATATTAAAAACAATATTTAACGAAATGTTAAATAAAAATAAGGACAGTTAATCCTATGCAAATATTTACTTGGCTTGCTGATTACGTAGCTTATAACCTTCTGCATCTTGAGAAGGGACAACATCTTACTAGCGCTATACACTTTTTTATCGAAGATACTTCCAAAATATTTTTCCTGCTTCTGGTTATTATATTCATAATAACCTATATAAGAAGTTATTTGACTCCAGAAAAAGTCAGATCGCTTCTTGTAAAGAAGGGTAAAAACGTTTATTTTGCTCACCTTTTAGCTGACCTGGTGGGCATAATAACTCCATTCTGTTCTTGTTCTGCCGTACCGCTGTTTATTGGATTTGTTGAGGCTGGAGTTCCATTGGGCGTTACTTTCACATACCTAATAGCTGCCCCGACAGTTAACGAAGTGGCGCTAGTGCTTTT is a window encoding:
- a CDS encoding thioredoxin family protein, whose protein sequence is MIIKILGTGCPNCKKLYENTKKAIEMGQVAASIYKVEDVREIMKYKVMTTPVLVIDEKVVFKGKIPSPEDILKTIFNEMLNKNKDS